Proteins from a single region of Lelliottia sp. JS-SCA-14:
- a CDS encoding flagella synthesis protein FlgN: MSNAAQSVKTLIQGMVDDRNRYGQLKSLLKDQRQLLIARNAQELEALNASIFTVYEQLLENSRQRYQLLTQLGIPAGAHGLRTLFTRLPAANQSQLNTLWDSLEQIAAECKTLNDSNGMVLAMQQDVLQNLFNVGEPENWLYRQV; the protein is encoded by the coding sequence ATGAGTAACGCCGCACAGAGCGTCAAAACGCTGATCCAGGGGATGGTTGATGACCGTAACCGTTACGGCCAGCTGAAATCCCTGCTGAAGGATCAGCGTCAGCTGCTGATCGCGCGCAACGCGCAGGAACTGGAGGCGCTGAACGCCAGCATTTTCACAGTGTATGAGCAGCTTCTGGAAAACAGCCGACAGCGCTATCAGCTCCTGACCCAGCTCGGGATCCCCGCCGGCGCGCACGGCCTGCGTACGCTCTTCACCCGCCTGCCCGCCGCCAATCAGTCACAGCTCAACACGCTCTGGGATTCGCTGGAGCAGATCGCCGCCGAATGCAAAACCCTGAACGACAGCAATGGCATGGTGCTGGCGATGCAGCAGGACGTTCTGCAAAACCTGTTTAACGTGGGCGAGCCGGAGAACTGGCTTTATCGGCAGGTGTGA
- the flgM gene encoding flagellar biosynthesis anti-sigma factor FlgM, with translation MKVTSPQYAMTSAINQSSATAQTRTAGAEEMKVARTTAIDPVLGDAQTQLATMPEVDMARVASMKEAIASGKISVDLDALTSAIEQYYQR, from the coding sequence ATGAAAGTGACATCCCCACAGTACGCCATGACGAGCGCGATCAATCAGTCCAGTGCGACAGCACAGACTCGCACCGCAGGTGCTGAGGAGATGAAAGTCGCACGCACCACTGCCATTGACCCGGTTCTCGGAGATGCGCAGACGCAGCTGGCTACGATGCCAGAAGTCGATATGGCGCGCGTCGCCAGCATGAAAGAGGCTATCGCCAGCGGGAAAATCAGCGTCGATCTCGATGCCCTGACCAGCGCGATAGAGCAATACTATCAGAGGTAA
- the flgA gene encoding flagellar basal body P-ring formation chaperone FlgA: MIHSVLSPSAPHNGKGFFRLTLAAALLCFAATSAAAPPTPASARKQVHTRVQQAASDTIRQEAQRNRWEDYQAKLNLFIPSEISQYAPCGAPLTVSMPSGERLDLRRLRFDVRCDSANGWEVAVTVKPDIYLSVLMAKNTLERGHVLGPSDITLKKFNISNLRSGYITHPDDVVGLTLKRRVRELQPLSMSQLDSPVMVERGQRVLMIADQDGVEARTMGIATKKGRKGEMIKVKNESSEREVTAIVSDMGVVRTNLSAKN; this comes from the coding sequence ATGATTCATAGCGTTTTATCACCATCTGCACCGCATAACGGGAAGGGCTTTTTCCGCCTCACCCTGGCCGCAGCATTACTGTGCTTTGCCGCGACTTCCGCCGCCGCGCCCCCGACGCCTGCCAGCGCCCGTAAGCAGGTGCATACCCGCGTCCAGCAGGCGGCTTCCGACACCATTCGCCAGGAAGCGCAGCGCAATCGCTGGGAGGATTACCAGGCGAAGCTCAATCTGTTTATTCCTTCTGAGATCTCGCAATACGCCCCGTGTGGCGCGCCGCTGACGGTCAGCATGCCCTCGGGCGAGCGCCTCGATCTGCGCAGGCTGCGCTTTGACGTGCGCTGTGACAGCGCGAACGGCTGGGAAGTGGCGGTGACGGTCAAACCGGATATCTATCTTTCCGTGCTGATGGCCAAAAACACCCTTGAGCGCGGGCATGTGCTCGGTCCCTCCGATATCACCCTGAAGAAGTTCAATATCAGCAACTTGCGCAGCGGATACATTACCCATCCCGACGACGTGGTGGGCCTGACGCTCAAGCGCCGCGTGCGTGAACTTCAGCCGTTGAGCATGAGTCAGCTGGATTCGCCGGTGATGGTCGAGCGCGGTCAGCGGGTGCTGATGATTGCCGATCAGGACGGCGTCGAGGCCCGCACCATGGGGATCGCCACCAAAAAAGGGCGCAAAGGCGAGATGATCAAAGTGAAAAATGAGAGCAGCGAGCGGGAAGTGACCGCCATCGTCAGCGACATGGGCGTGGTCCGAACAAACCTCAGCGCGAAAAATTAA
- the flgB gene encoding flagellar basal body rod protein FlgB (with FlgF and C makes up the proximal portion of the flagellar basal body rod; Yersinia has 2 copies of flgB and other flagellar genes), with the protein MSISFDKALGVHPQAVALRLSRAELLSANLANVDTPNFQAKDIDFAAEMQRSQRDFFPGSAAQKMYRVPYQPSSDGNTVALDVEQTEFAKNVQDYQMSLAFLNMKFTGLKKAIEGK; encoded by the coding sequence GTGAGTATTAGTTTTGATAAGGCATTGGGCGTTCATCCGCAAGCTGTAGCACTTCGACTTTCCAGGGCGGAACTGCTTTCAGCAAACCTGGCTAACGTCGATACACCCAATTTCCAGGCTAAAGATATTGATTTTGCCGCGGAGATGCAACGTTCGCAGCGGGATTTCTTTCCAGGCTCGGCGGCGCAGAAGATGTATCGCGTGCCCTATCAGCCCTCCTCGGACGGCAACACCGTCGCGCTGGATGTGGAACAAACAGAGTTTGCTAAAAATGTTCAGGACTACCAGATGAGCCTGGCGTTTTTAAACATGAAATTCACTGGCCTGAAGAAGGCCATTGAAGGCAAGTAA
- the flgC gene encoding flagellar basal body rod protein FlgC, whose amino-acid sequence MAFTDIYRVSGSAMTAQTVRLNTVASNLANADTAATAEAGVYKARRPVFAAVYQNDELLNNNGLSGARVQVMDVVESGNAVQRYEPHHPMANPDGYVWYPDINVVEEMADMMSASRNFETNVDVLNNVKSMQQSLLRLGEA is encoded by the coding sequence ATGGCTTTTACCGATATCTACCGAGTCTCAGGCTCGGCCATGACGGCACAAACCGTCCGCCTGAACACCGTCGCCAGTAACCTCGCCAACGCCGACACCGCGGCGACGGCAGAAGCGGGCGTCTACAAAGCGCGTCGTCCGGTCTTCGCGGCGGTGTACCAGAACGACGAGCTGCTGAACAACAACGGCTTGTCCGGCGCCCGCGTGCAGGTGATGGACGTGGTGGAATCCGGCAATGCGGTGCAGCGGTATGAACCGCATCACCCGATGGCGAACCCGGACGGTTACGTCTGGTATCCCGACATCAACGTGGTGGAAGAGATGGCGGACATGATGTCCGCGTCGCGCAACTTCGAAACCAACGTCGATGTTCTTAACAATGTAAAAAGCATGCAGCAGAGCCTGCTGCGTCTGGGCGAGGCGTAA
- the flgD gene encoding flagellar hook assembly protein FlgD — translation MSVNGVSTQSGTTTYDSGVSANDNSAAGMNNLFMQLLVAQIQNQDPLNPTDGTEYVGQLAQLTQVQSMETMSKLMANNAVLMDNLQTLSTGNLVGQKVMVQTDTINTDGSTNIEGRLTLDHAANTVTVIVKDESGTETKIELGKQEAGSVDFTIDPQELGLKEGKYTMTVMTDNEPAKVPIEVGGVVSNVRIPLDGTATVLNITGIGEVAYNNITQFGQSSDKTPKGLTS, via the coding sequence ATGAGCGTGAATGGCGTTTCCACTCAATCCGGTACCACCACTTACGACAGCGGTGTATCCGCCAATGACAATAGCGCGGCGGGGATGAACAACCTGTTTATGCAGCTGCTGGTGGCACAAATCCAGAACCAGGATCCGTTGAATCCGACCGACGGCACCGAATACGTCGGCCAGCTCGCGCAGCTGACCCAGGTGCAGTCGATGGAGACCATGTCGAAATTAATGGCCAACAACGCGGTGCTGATGGACAACCTGCAAACCCTGTCGACGGGCAACCTGGTGGGCCAGAAGGTGATGGTTCAGACCGACACCATCAACACCGACGGCAGCACCAACATTGAAGGCCGTCTGACGCTGGATCATGCCGCCAACACCGTCACGGTGATCGTCAAAGACGAAAGCGGCACCGAGACCAAAATCGAGCTGGGCAAACAGGAAGCCGGTTCCGTGGACTTCACTATCGACCCGCAGGAACTGGGGCTGAAAGAGGGCAAGTACACCATGACCGTGATGACCGACAACGAACCGGCCAAAGTGCCGATCGAAGTCGGCGGCGTGGTGAGCAACGTGCGCATCCCGCTCGACGGCACCGCGACCGTGCTCAACATCACCGGCATCGGCGAAGTGGCGTACAACAACATCACCCAGTTTGGTCAATCCAGCGATAAAACCCCTAAGGGATTAACGAGTTAA
- the flgE gene encoding flagellar hook protein FlgE, whose protein sequence is MSFDIAVSGLNAINQQLGAISNNIANSGTVGFKSGRAEFASLYAEGQPLGVGVTGVAQSISKSGTIFASANSLDLAINGDGFFMMRDSTGTTAYTRAGYMQTDNNGNLINNLGMYLQGYPVDANGVVQTGTIGNLTISSGSIPAKATSTLDFTANLNANEKLPENATFDPKDEKSYNHTYATQVFDSLGREHTMKQYFVKTSDNEWEVHYYMDDQDLGTTEKMTFTEQGVLQAPTGPVTVNADIPGAEGIELTLSYSGTTQFGSDFSVSKNSGNGYASGERTGQMIDKDGSVYATFSNGERLLQGQLVLASFSNPNGLSSQDGTTWSQTASSGTPLTGAPGTGLLGAISSNTLEGSNVDLTAELVGLMTAQRNYQANTKVISTNDSMMNSLFQAL, encoded by the coding sequence ATGAGCTTTGATATTGCAGTTTCTGGCCTGAATGCCATCAACCAACAGCTTGGGGCGATCTCCAACAACATCGCCAACTCCGGCACCGTGGGCTTTAAATCCGGCCGCGCTGAGTTTGCTTCTTTATATGCCGAAGGCCAGCCGCTGGGCGTGGGCGTCACCGGCGTGGCGCAGAGTATCTCCAAAAGCGGAACCATTTTTGCCTCTGCCAACAGCCTGGATCTGGCGATCAACGGCGACGGCTTCTTTATGATGCGCGACAGCACCGGCACCACCGCCTACACCCGCGCGGGCTATATGCAAACCGACAACAACGGCAACCTGATCAACAACCTGGGCATGTACCTGCAGGGTTATCCGGTCGATGCTAACGGTGTGGTACAGACCGGCACCATCGGCAATCTGACCATCAGCAGCGGCTCGATTCCGGCGAAAGCGACCAGCACTCTCGACTTTACCGCCAACCTGAACGCCAACGAAAAGCTGCCGGAAAACGCCACCTTTGATCCGAAGGACGAAAAATCCTACAACCATACCTACGCCACGCAGGTGTTCGACTCCCTGGGCCGCGAACACACCATGAAGCAGTACTTCGTGAAAACCTCGGACAACGAGTGGGAAGTGCACTACTACATGGACGATCAGGATCTCGGCACCACCGAGAAAATGACCTTCACCGAGCAGGGCGTGTTGCAGGCGCCGACCGGGCCGGTGACCGTTAATGCAGATATTCCTGGCGCGGAAGGCATCGAACTGACCCTGAGCTACAGCGGCACCACCCAGTTCGGCTCTGATTTCTCGGTCAGCAAAAACAGCGGTAACGGCTACGCCTCGGGCGAACGTACCGGGCAGATGATCGACAAAGACGGCAGCGTCTACGCCACCTTCTCCAACGGCGAGCGCCTGTTGCAGGGCCAGCTGGTGCTGGCGAGCTTCTCCAACCCGAACGGCCTCTCGTCCCAGGATGGCACCACCTGGTCGCAAACCGCCAGTTCCGGCACGCCGCTGACGGGCGCACCGGGCACCGGCCTGCTGGGGGCGATCAGCTCCAACACTCTGGAAGGCTCTAACGTCGATCTCACCGCCGAACTGGTCGGGCTGATGACCGCCCAGCGTAACTACCAGGCCAACACCAAAGTGATCAGCACCAACGACAGCATGATGAATTCGCTGTTCCAGGCCCTGTAA
- a CDS encoding flagellar basal body rod protein FlgF: MDHLIYTAVSGASRSLAQQQIHANNLANVNTQGFRHDLDSAMSQQIQGEGYASRFLVQQQQGGVDLTPGATRETGRDLDVAVKGSGLIALVSGNREVYTRNGQMEVGPEGDLTIDGLPVSGDNGPIVLPPFSSVSIADDGVITIVADDGDIAAPMDVDRIKLVDIAADQLSKNSAGFLVTNANVNPRTEEVEVVSGHLETSNVSAINEMVSSIALNRQFEAQIKMMKAAEDLATAGNRLLRNA; encoded by the coding sequence ATGGACCACTTAATTTATACCGCCGTGAGCGGGGCGTCCCGCAGCCTCGCCCAGCAGCAGATCCACGCGAATAACCTGGCGAACGTCAACACCCAGGGTTTTCGTCACGATCTTGACAGCGCGATGTCGCAGCAGATTCAGGGGGAGGGTTATGCCTCCCGTTTTCTGGTGCAACAGCAGCAGGGCGGCGTCGATCTGACGCCGGGCGCGACGCGTGAAACCGGGCGCGATCTTGACGTCGCTGTTAAAGGTAGCGGCCTGATTGCGCTGGTCAGCGGCAACCGCGAGGTCTACACCCGCAACGGCCAGATGGAAGTCGGCCCGGAAGGCGATCTGACCATCGACGGCCTGCCGGTCTCCGGCGACAACGGCCCGATCGTGCTCCCGCCGTTCTCGTCCGTCAGCATCGCCGACGACGGGGTGATCACTATCGTGGCGGACGACGGTGATATTGCCGCGCCGATGGACGTCGACCGCATCAAGCTGGTGGATATCGCCGCTGACCAGTTGAGCAAAAACAGCGCCGGTTTCCTGGTGACCAACGCCAACGTCAATCCGCGTACCGAAGAGGTGGAAGTGGTTTCCGGCCACCTGGAAACCTCGAACGTCTCGGCGATTAACGAGATGGTCTCCAGCATCGCGCTCAACCGTCAGTTCGAAGCGCAAATCAAAATGATGAAGGCGGCAGAAGATCTGGCGACAGCGGGCAATCGCCTGCTGCGTAACGCCTGA
- the flgG gene encoding flagellar basal-body rod protein FlgG, protein MNPALWISKTGLAAQDAKMSAISNNLANVNTTGFKRDRVMFADLFYQNQRTPGGQLDQNNTSPTGIQFGTGVKIVGTQKEFTTGNIQNTGQTLDVAITGQGFFQVETSDGDIAYTRAGNFQKNPDGLLTNAQGLPLVPQIELPDNVKDLQIGKDGTVTATVAGEADPVELGQITLVNFVNPAGLEALGGNLYRETAASGEAVEGVAGEEAFGQLEQGSLEGSNVQVVEEMVDMITVQRAYEMNAKMVSAADDMLKFVTQSM, encoded by the coding sequence ATGAATCCCGCTTTATGGATCAGTAAAACCGGTCTTGCCGCGCAAGACGCGAAGATGAGCGCCATCTCCAACAACCTGGCGAACGTCAACACCACCGGGTTTAAGCGCGATCGCGTGATGTTCGCCGATCTGTTCTATCAGAATCAGCGCACGCCGGGCGGTCAGCTTGACCAGAACAACACCTCGCCGACGGGTATTCAGTTCGGTACTGGCGTCAAAATCGTCGGCACCCAGAAAGAGTTCACCACCGGCAACATCCAGAACACCGGACAGACGCTGGACGTCGCCATCACCGGCCAGGGCTTTTTCCAGGTCGAAACCAGCGACGGCGATATCGCCTACACCCGCGCCGGTAACTTCCAGAAAAACCCGGACGGCCTGCTGACCAACGCTCAGGGCCTGCCGCTGGTGCCGCAGATTGAACTGCCGGACAACGTCAAAGATCTGCAGATCGGCAAAGACGGCACCGTCACCGCGACGGTCGCGGGCGAAGCTGACCCGGTGGAACTGGGACAGATCACCCTGGTGAACTTCGTCAATCCGGCCGGACTGGAAGCCCTCGGCGGCAACCTGTATCGCGAAACCGCCGCCAGCGGTGAAGCGGTGGAAGGCGTGGCGGGCGAAGAGGCATTCGGGCAGCTCGAACAGGGCTCGCTGGAAGGCTCCAACGTTCAGGTCGTGGAAGAGATGGTGGATATGATCACCGTTCAGCGCGCCTACGAGATGAACGCCAAAATGGTCTCGGCGGCGGATGACATGCTCAAATTTGTCACGCAGTCGATGTAA
- the flgH gene encoding flagellar basal body L-ring protein FlgH, translating to MKKQLVIGFVALLLAGCESPALLVQKDDAAYAPPEDFSMPTTKVQGGGLYNGNYNWSLTQDRRAYRVGDILTVKLDESTQASKQARTNFGKKNDVSIGVPEAFGHSVDKLSGSIDGSRNFNGNATSQQQNSLRGAITVAVYKVLPNGVLAVRGEKWLTLNQGDEYMRVTGLVRAEDVERDNSVSSQRIANARISYAGRGALSDSNSAGWLTRFFNHPLFPI from the coding sequence ATGAAAAAGCAGTTAGTTATTGGATTTGTTGCGCTGCTGCTGGCCGGGTGTGAAAGCCCGGCGCTGTTAGTGCAAAAAGATGATGCGGCCTACGCGCCGCCAGAAGATTTCTCCATGCCGACCACCAAAGTGCAGGGCGGCGGGCTGTATAACGGCAACTACAACTGGTCCCTGACGCAGGACCGCCGCGCCTATCGCGTGGGCGACATCCTGACGGTGAAACTGGACGAATCCACCCAGGCCAGCAAACAGGCGCGGACCAACTTCGGCAAGAAAAATGACGTCTCGATTGGCGTGCCGGAAGCCTTTGGTCACTCCGTGGATAAGCTCTCCGGCTCCATTGACGGCAGCCGCAATTTCAACGGCAACGCCACCTCCCAGCAGCAAAACAGCCTGCGCGGGGCCATCACCGTGGCGGTCTACAAAGTGCTGCCTAACGGCGTGCTCGCGGTGCGCGGTGAAAAATGGCTGACCCTCAATCAGGGCGATGAATACATGCGCGTCACCGGACTGGTGCGTGCGGAAGACGTGGAGCGCGATAACTCGGTCTCCTCCCAGCGGATCGCCAACGCGCGCATCTCCTACGCCGGACGCGGGGCGCTCAGCGACTCCAACTCCGCAGGCTGGCTGACGCGCTTCTTCAACCATCCGCTATTCCCAATTTAA
- a CDS encoding flagellar basal body P-ring protein FlgI: MRKAMLFLMLLWTTAASAERLGNVVDIQGVRGNQLVGYSLVVGLDGTGDKNQVKFTSQSVTNMLRQFGVQLPTKIDPKVKNVAAVAISATLPPGYARGQSIDITVSSIGDAKSLRGGTLLLTQLRGADGEVYALAQGNVVVGGVKAEGNSGSSVTINTPTVGRVPNGGSVEREVPSDFQQNNQVILNLKRPSFKTANSVAVALNSAFGSGTATAQSATNVTVNAPLSAGERVAFMSMLEDVQINAGKQPPRVVFNARTGTVVIGDGVVVRAAAVSHGNLTVTIRESSNVSQPGAFSQGQTVVTPQSDVDVNRGSGQMVTIAAGTSLRSIVNTINSLGASPDDTMAILQALHEAGALDAELVVI; the protein is encoded by the coding sequence ATGCGTAAAGCAATGCTATTTCTGATGCTGCTCTGGACGACGGCGGCCAGCGCAGAGCGCCTGGGGAATGTGGTCGATATTCAGGGCGTGCGCGGCAACCAGCTGGTGGGTTACAGCCTGGTGGTCGGCCTCGACGGCACCGGCGATAAAAACCAGGTGAAATTCACTAGCCAGTCGGTGACTAACATGCTGCGCCAGTTTGGCGTCCAGCTGCCGACCAAAATCGATCCGAAAGTGAAAAACGTCGCCGCCGTGGCGATCAGCGCCACGCTTCCGCCGGGCTATGCGCGCGGGCAGAGTATCGACATCACCGTTTCGTCGATTGGCGATGCCAAAAGCCTGCGCGGCGGCACCTTGCTCCTGACGCAGCTGCGCGGGGCCGACGGCGAAGTCTACGCCCTGGCGCAGGGCAACGTGGTGGTCGGCGGCGTGAAAGCCGAAGGCAACAGCGGATCGAGCGTGACCATCAACACCCCAACCGTGGGCCGCGTGCCAAATGGCGGATCCGTCGAGCGCGAAGTGCCATCTGATTTCCAGCAGAACAACCAGGTGATCCTCAACCTCAAACGCCCAAGTTTTAAAACCGCCAACAGCGTGGCCGTGGCCCTGAACAGTGCGTTTGGCTCCGGCACGGCGACCGCGCAGAGCGCCACCAACGTGACGGTCAACGCGCCGCTGTCGGCGGGCGAGCGCGTGGCCTTTATGTCGATGCTGGAAGACGTGCAAATTAATGCGGGCAAACAGCCGCCGCGCGTGGTGTTCAACGCCCGCACCGGCACCGTGGTGATCGGCGACGGCGTGGTGGTGCGCGCTGCGGCGGTGTCTCACGGCAACCTGACCGTGACCATTCGTGAATCCTCGAACGTCAGCCAGCCGGGCGCGTTCAGCCAGGGCCAGACGGTGGTCACGCCGCAAAGCGACGTCGATGTTAATCGCGGCAGCGGTCAGATGGTAACCATCGCGGCGGGCACCAGCCTGCGCAGCATTGTGAACACCATCAACAGCCTCGGCGCGTCGCCAGACGACACCATGGCGATCCTGCAGGCCCTGCACGAAGCGGGCGCGCTCGATGCTGAACTGGTTGTGATTTAA
- a CDS encoding rod-binding protein — MLQAIKPQTSVLPGDFTGQVKPQNLEQAAEQFEGIFLRSMLQQMRKASEALVDNNPFDSKQQRMMRDFYDDKLASQLASQRSTGIAQMIITQLGPQESAPLKNSQGMVALQEHPKTLTPPVVPVIRRGQE, encoded by the coding sequence ATGCTACAGGCGATCAAACCCCAGACCAGCGTTCTGCCCGGCGATTTTACCGGCCAGGTCAAACCGCAGAATCTCGAGCAGGCTGCGGAGCAGTTCGAAGGCATTTTTCTGCGCTCGATGCTCCAGCAAATGCGTAAAGCCTCCGAAGCGCTGGTGGACAACAATCCGTTCGACAGCAAACAGCAGCGCATGATGCGCGATTTTTACGACGACAAGCTGGCATCCCAGCTGGCGTCCCAGCGCAGCACCGGCATCGCCCAGATGATCATCACCCAGCTCGGCCCGCAGGAAAGCGCGCCGCTTAAGAATTCGCAGGGAATGGTCGCTTTACAGGAACATCCGAAGACATTAACGCCCCCCGTCGTTCCGGTAATACGCCGCGGGCAGGAGTAA
- the flgK gene encoding flagellar hook-associated protein FlgK: protein MNMINIAFSGLQAAQFGMSVTSMNISNVLTPGYSRQGIIQSSVTTLGPGGMSAGAGVQVDSIRRISDQYLTGQVWQSNSKANYYGINNQYLSSLEKVIGTDSTSLGNGLDDFFSALSALTAGPESEANRQQLLNQAQSLATRFNNMNDFIDSQKTSVSNQRNTMVDQMNTLTAGIADYNKKIMEMDSTGGNSNVLRDQRDELVKQLSTYSDVKVTEDSNGSYSVSMKNGQPLVSGKVAGQLSATTDAKGNSVLNLKFSGSDFSLNPSTGGQLGALYDYETGDLADMQASVQGMAETVATLFNDQLAQGFDKNGNPGKPLFTFDLTNPAGMLQVNDLKPDELALSGNKDEQGNGDNLQALIDLKNKKVDIGGMGNMSLNEGAAAIISNIGIASKQSKSELEAAQAVFDQAQLQRNNLSAVNQDEEAINLQVYMQAYQSNVKVIATGNQIFTDLLGLF, encoded by the coding sequence ATGAACATGATCAACATTGCCTTTAGCGGCCTGCAGGCAGCGCAGTTTGGGATGAGCGTGACCTCCATGAACATCTCCAACGTGCTGACGCCGGGCTACAGCCGTCAGGGCATTATCCAGAGCTCCGTCACCACCCTGGGGCCGGGCGGCATGTCCGCCGGGGCGGGCGTGCAGGTGGACAGCATCCGCCGCATTTCCGATCAGTACCTGACGGGCCAGGTGTGGCAGAGCAACAGCAAAGCCAACTACTACGGGATCAACAACCAGTATCTCAGCTCGCTGGAGAAGGTGATTGGCACCGACTCCACCAGTCTGGGTAACGGTCTGGATGATTTCTTCTCGGCCTTGAGCGCGTTAACCGCCGGGCCGGAAAGCGAAGCCAACCGCCAGCAGCTGCTGAACCAGGCGCAATCTCTGGCGACCCGTTTCAACAACATGAACGACTTCATCGACAGCCAGAAAACCTCGGTCAGTAATCAGCGCAACACCATGGTCGATCAGATGAACACCCTGACCGCCGGGATCGCCGACTACAACAAGAAAATCATGGAGATGGATTCGACGGGCGGGAACAGCAACGTCCTGCGCGATCAGCGTGACGAGCTGGTGAAACAGCTCAGCACCTATAGCGACGTGAAAGTCACGGAAGACAGCAACGGCAGCTACTCCGTGTCGATGAAAAACGGTCAGCCGCTGGTGAGCGGCAAGGTGGCCGGGCAGCTCAGCGCTACCACCGACGCCAAAGGTAACTCCGTCTTAAACCTGAAGTTTTCCGGCAGCGATTTCTCGCTCAACCCGTCGACCGGCGGCCAGCTCGGCGCGCTGTACGACTACGAAACCGGCGATCTGGCGGATATGCAGGCCTCCGTGCAGGGGATGGCGGAGACCGTCGCCACGCTGTTTAACGATCAGCTGGCGCAGGGCTTCGATAAGAACGGCAATCCGGGCAAACCGCTGTTTACCTTCGATCTGACCAATCCGGCGGGCATGTTGCAGGTCAACGATCTCAAACCTGACGAACTGGCGCTCTCCGGAAATAAGGACGAGCAGGGTAACGGCGACAACCTGCAGGCATTGATCGACCTGAAAAACAAAAAGGTCGATATCGGCGGGATGGGCAACATGAGCCTGAACGAAGGGGCGGCGGCGATCATCTCCAACATCGGTATCGCCAGCAAACAGTCGAAGAGTGAGCTTGAGGCAGCCCAGGCGGTGTTTGACCAGGCGCAGCTGCAGCGCAATAACCTCAGCGCGGTCAACCAGGACGAAGAGGCGATTAACCTGCAGGTTTACATGCAGGCGTATCAGTCCAACGTCAAAGTGATTGCCACCGGCAACCAGATTTTTACCGACCTGTTAGGCCTGTTCTAA
- the flgL gene encoding flagellar hook-associated protein FlgL, translating to MRISSLYNSDAMMAQLGVNGTRMSKLMEQMATQKRINVPSDDPVAATRLVQLNREQSAIQQYQSNISRLSGSLSSQEAHVTAMSNQLLSLNDKLLAAANGDTHSSEDMVGFGNELSSMLDSLVASINAQNENGSYLFSGTKTDAKPVVWDEAQGKYIYQGNNGTRETTVANGVNVTENTNVVQAFGNGTDLEMLNKLKALSEKMQDPSIPVSDYQDEMNEMLSLSSDTRDKVAAQLTDLGGRQNRLTMLGDAHTDVSTANDQVVRDLSDTDWATTSINLQLYTNSVQVTNKAYSMISQLSLFSML from the coding sequence ATGCGAATCAGTAGTCTTTATAATTCCGACGCCATGATGGCGCAGCTTGGCGTCAACGGCACCCGTATGAGCAAGCTGATGGAGCAGATGGCGACCCAGAAGCGAATCAACGTCCCGTCGGACGACCCGGTGGCCGCGACCCGTCTGGTGCAGCTCAACCGCGAGCAGTCGGCTATTCAGCAGTATCAGAGCAACATCTCGCGTCTTAGCGGATCGCTGTCCAGCCAGGAAGCGCACGTTACCGCGATGAGCAACCAGCTCCTGTCGCTCAATGACAAACTGCTGGCGGCGGCGAACGGCGACACACACAGCAGCGAAGATATGGTGGGTTTTGGCAACGAGCTGTCGTCGATGCTCGACTCGCTGGTGGCGTCGATCAACGCCCAGAACGAAAACGGTAGCTATCTCTTCTCCGGCACCAAAACGGACGCCAAACCGGTGGTCTGGGATGAGGCGCAGGGGAAATACATTTACCAGGGCAACAACGGCACGCGGGAAACCACGGTCGCCAACGGGGTGAACGTCACCGAAAACACCAACGTCGTGCAGGCGTTTGGTAACGGCACCGATCTGGAGATGCTGAACAAGCTGAAAGCCCTGAGTGAGAAAATGCAGGACCCGAGCATTCCGGTCAGCGACTATCAGGATGAGATGAACGAGATGCTATCCCTTTCGTCTGATACCCGCGACAAAGTGGCGGCGCAGCTGACCGATCTGGGTGGACGCCAGAACCGACTGACCATGCTCGGCGATGCCCATACGGACGTCAGCACCGCCAACGATCAGGTGGTGCGCGACCTGTCGGATACCGACTGGGCGACGACCAGCATCAACCTTCAGCTGTACACCAACTCGGTACAGGTCACTAACAAAGCGTACAGCATGATCAGTCAGCTCTCGCTCTTCAGCATGTTGTAA